The Nocardioides sp. S-1144 genome includes a region encoding these proteins:
- a CDS encoding aldo/keto reductase family protein gives MSDMKFRQLGSSDLEVSVISLGSWLTYSGGIEADRTRACTEAAFDAGINFFDTANVYGRGAAEEAWGEILADHPRDSYVLATKVFGQMSDDPADKGLAPDQVARQIDASLRRLRVDHVDLYQAHRFDADVPLEDTVEALQKVVTDGKARYLGFSEWTPEQVKAAIEIGGEDLFVSSQPQYSMLWRAPEDQIFPLCMEHGISQVVWSPLAQGLLTGKYRPGEEFPADSRFAQSSMNAAQDIVYSEEAVEAVQRLVPIAEGIGHTLPELALAWTLRGPELASAITGASRPEQVHANAAAAGISLDDDVVAACDEALGSLPVTGQTLAVNATPYITRR, from the coding sequence ATGTCCGACATGAAGTTCCGCCAGCTCGGCAGCTCCGACCTCGAGGTCTCCGTGATCTCCCTCGGCAGCTGGCTCACCTACTCCGGCGGGATCGAGGCCGACCGCACGCGGGCCTGCACCGAGGCCGCGTTCGACGCCGGGATCAACTTCTTCGACACCGCCAACGTCTACGGCCGCGGGGCCGCCGAGGAGGCGTGGGGCGAGATCCTCGCCGACCACCCCCGCGACTCCTACGTGCTGGCCACCAAGGTGTTCGGCCAGATGTCCGACGACCCCGCCGACAAGGGACTGGCCCCCGACCAGGTCGCCCGGCAGATCGACGCGTCGCTGCGCCGGCTCCGTGTCGACCACGTCGACCTCTACCAGGCGCACCGCTTCGACGCCGACGTCCCGCTCGAGGACACCGTGGAGGCCCTGCAGAAGGTGGTCACCGACGGCAAGGCCCGCTACCTCGGGTTCAGCGAGTGGACGCCGGAGCAGGTCAAGGCCGCGATCGAGATCGGCGGCGAGGACCTGTTCGTCTCCTCGCAGCCGCAGTACTCGATGCTCTGGCGCGCCCCCGAGGACCAGATCTTCCCGCTCTGCATGGAGCACGGCATCTCCCAGGTCGTCTGGTCGCCGCTCGCGCAGGGACTGCTGACCGGCAAGTACAGGCCGGGCGAGGAGTTCCCGGCCGACTCCCGCTTCGCGCAGTCCTCGATGAACGCCGCCCAGGACATCGTCTACAGCGAGGAGGCCGTCGAGGCCGTCCAGCGCCTGGTGCCGATCGCCGAGGGCATCGGCCACACGCTCCCCGAGCTCGCCCTGGCCTGGACCCTGCGCGGACCGGAGCTGGCCTCGGCGATCACCGGCGCCAGCCGCCCCGAGCAGGTGCACGCCAACGCCGCCGCCGCGGGCATCTCCCTCGACGACGACGTCGTCGCGGCCTGCGACGAGGCCCTGGGCAGCCTCCCGGTCACCGGCCAGACCCTGGCCGTGAACGCGACGCCGTACATCACGCGCCGCTGA
- a CDS encoding GntR family transcriptional regulator, whose translation MPSLTLPAAAPSLTDAVIAAVRDGVRDGELVPGATYSVYQLAGLLGVSRSPVREAMLRLAEAGLVEIVRNRGFRVVLPRARDVEEIFEIRLALEPAAAGRAATLGCPEATDCLAAMATAAADDDAPAFWAADHALHRALLTRAGNTRAAAIVEQLRSTTALLGPPTTATGRTLREIHAEHAPIVTAVRAGDAGAAEGAMRAHLEQTCRLLTAQPALRVVPAGAAPA comes from the coding sequence ATGCCGTCCCTCACCCTGCCGGCGGCGGCGCCATCGCTGACCGACGCCGTGATCGCCGCGGTGCGCGACGGCGTCCGCGACGGCGAGCTGGTGCCGGGGGCGACGTACTCGGTCTACCAGCTGGCCGGGCTCCTTGGCGTCTCGCGCAGCCCGGTGCGCGAGGCGATGCTGCGGCTGGCCGAGGCCGGGCTGGTCGAGATCGTCCGCAACCGCGGCTTCCGGGTCGTCCTGCCCCGCGCCCGCGACGTCGAGGAGATCTTCGAGATCCGCCTCGCCCTCGAGCCGGCCGCCGCCGGGCGGGCGGCCACCCTCGGCTGCCCGGAGGCCACCGACTGCCTCGCCGCGATGGCCACGGCCGCCGCCGACGACGACGCGCCGGCGTTCTGGGCCGCCGACCACGCCCTGCACCGCGCCCTGCTCACCCGCGCCGGCAACACCCGCGCGGCCGCGATCGTGGAGCAGCTGCGCTCGACCACCGCCCTGCTCGGCCCCCCGACCACCGCCACCGGGCGGACGCTGCGCGAGATCCACGCCGAGCACGCGCCGATCGTCACCGCGGTGCGCGCCGGCGACGCCGGCGCCGCCGAGGGCGCGATGCGCGCCCACCTCGAGCAGACCTGCCGGCTGCTGACCGCGCAGCCAGCCCTCCGGGTGGTCCCGGCCGGCGCCGCCCCGGCCTAG
- a CDS encoding FAD-binding and (Fe-S)-binding domain-containing protein, with the protein MTTGELLDPALDPAPGADVAADVAGRLRRAGLEVRDDAGTRAMYSSDASLYRIPPLAVVRPRDADEVAAALAVARATGTPITSRGAGTSVAGNAVGRGIVLDFSRHLGRVLSVDPDARTAVVEPGTVHAVLQRAVAPHGVRFGPDPSTHPRCTIGGMIGNNACGSRSLAYGRTSDNVAGLRLLTAAGDVVETGYDASGTPFARGADDVLAGVRSVMGAHLATARTELDRFGRQVSGYAAQHLLPERFDLTQALVGSEGTLGVITEATVRLVVDAPVRVVVVLGFDDIVAAGEAAPSVVEHGPTSCEGLDSRLLSVLRARRGEGAVPPLPRGTAWLFVELAGDERADVVDRAERLAAAGLGVDSLVVTDPLTQARLWRIREDGAGMAGRSPADRPAWPGWEDAAVPPHMLGSYLARFDELVTSYGMTSAPFGHFGDGCMHVRLDYPLDRPDGTAVLRAFLTDAARLVGEYGGSLSGEHGDGRARSELLPHMYSADAIAMFGGIKHAFDPTNLLNPGVLVDPDPVDADVRVAGSFPLARGGRTGLAMAYPHDDGDLAQAVHRCTGVGKCRADNSAAGGVMCPSYLATREEKDSTRGRARVLQEVVRGELAWSAPEVHDAMDLCLSCKGCASDCPTGIDMATYKSEVLHQTYRRRLRPRSHYTLGRLPFWARIAGLTPRLANLAVRLPLVGAVALWLAGVDRRRSVPAFARRPFRRSYVGPSAAARGGTPVVLWVDSFSDSFDPEVAAATVRVLEAAGYAPRLPDDRLCCGLTWITTGQLDAARKILGRTVASLADAARAGVPIVGLEPSCTGVLRSDALELVPGPDAEAVAASVRTLAELLTATPGWTAPDLSGTTLVAQPHCHHHAVMGWQADADLLAATGATVDRLSGCCGLAGNFGVEIGHYDVSVAVAGQQLLPALDAAPDALVLADGFSCRTQVADLRDRPAVHLAQLLDPAGPHAGDGA; encoded by the coding sequence ATGACCACCGGTGAGCTGCTCGACCCGGCCCTCGACCCGGCGCCCGGCGCCGACGTCGCCGCCGACGTCGCCGGGCGGCTGCGCCGCGCCGGCCTGGAGGTGCGTGACGACGCCGGCACCCGGGCGATGTACTCCTCCGACGCCTCGCTGTACCGGATCCCACCGCTGGCGGTCGTGCGCCCGCGCGACGCCGACGAGGTCGCGGCCGCGCTCGCCGTGGCCCGCGCGACCGGGACCCCGATCACCTCGCGCGGCGCCGGCACCTCGGTCGCCGGCAACGCGGTGGGGCGCGGCATCGTCCTCGACTTCTCCCGCCACCTCGGCCGCGTGCTCTCGGTCGACCCCGACGCCCGCACCGCCGTCGTCGAGCCGGGCACCGTGCACGCCGTCCTGCAGCGGGCGGTCGCGCCGCACGGCGTCCGGTTCGGTCCGGACCCGTCGACCCACCCGCGCTGCACGATCGGCGGGATGATCGGCAACAACGCGTGCGGCTCGCGGTCGCTGGCCTACGGCCGCACCTCCGACAACGTCGCCGGGCTCCGGCTGCTCACCGCCGCCGGCGACGTGGTCGAGACCGGCTACGACGCGTCCGGGACCCCGTTCGCCCGCGGCGCGGACGACGTGCTGGCCGGCGTCCGGTCCGTGATGGGGGCGCACCTCGCGACCGCCCGCACCGAGCTGGACCGCTTCGGCCGCCAGGTCTCCGGGTACGCCGCCCAGCACCTGCTGCCCGAGCGGTTCGACCTCACCCAGGCCCTCGTCGGGTCCGAGGGCACGCTGGGCGTGATCACCGAGGCCACCGTGCGGCTGGTCGTCGACGCCCCGGTCCGGGTGGTCGTCGTGCTCGGCTTCGACGACATCGTCGCCGCGGGCGAGGCGGCGCCGTCGGTCGTCGAGCACGGCCCGACGTCGTGCGAGGGCCTCGACTCGCGGCTGCTGTCGGTGCTCCGCGCCCGCCGCGGCGAGGGCGCCGTCCCGCCGCTGCCGCGGGGGACCGCCTGGCTCTTCGTCGAGCTGGCCGGCGACGAGCGGGCCGACGTCGTCGACCGGGCCGAGCGGCTGGCCGCCGCCGGTCTCGGCGTCGACAGCCTGGTCGTCACCGACCCCCTCACCCAGGCCCGGCTCTGGCGGATCCGCGAGGACGGCGCCGGCATGGCCGGCCGCTCGCCGGCCGACCGCCCGGCCTGGCCCGGCTGGGAGGACGCCGCCGTCCCGCCGCACATGCTCGGCTCCTACCTGGCCCGCTTCGACGAGCTCGTCACCTCCTACGGCATGACGTCGGCGCCGTTCGGCCACTTCGGCGACGGCTGCATGCACGTGCGCCTCGACTACCCGCTCGACCGGCCCGACGGCACCGCGGTGCTGCGCGCGTTCCTCACCGACGCCGCCCGGCTGGTGGGGGAGTACGGCGGGTCGCTCTCGGGGGAGCACGGCGACGGCCGGGCGCGCAGCGAGCTGCTGCCGCACATGTACTCCGCCGACGCGATCGCGATGTTCGGCGGGATCAAGCACGCCTTCGACCCCACCAACCTCCTCAACCCCGGGGTGCTGGTCGACCCCGACCCGGTCGACGCCGACGTGCGCGTGGCCGGCTCCTTCCCCCTCGCGCGCGGCGGCCGGACGGGGCTGGCGATGGCCTACCCCCACGACGACGGCGACCTCGCCCAGGCCGTGCACCGCTGCACCGGCGTCGGCAAGTGCCGCGCCGACAACTCCGCCGCCGGGGGCGTCATGTGCCCGTCGTACCTCGCGACGCGGGAGGAGAAGGACTCCACCCGCGGCCGCGCGCGCGTGCTCCAGGAGGTGGTCCGCGGCGAGCTGGCGTGGAGCGCGCCCGAGGTGCACGACGCGATGGACCTGTGCCTGTCGTGCAAGGGCTGCGCCTCCGACTGCCCCACCGGCATCGACATGGCCACCTACAAGTCGGAGGTGCTCCACCAGACCTACCGGCGCCGGCTGCGTCCACGCTCGCACTACACGCTCGGGCGGCTGCCGTTCTGGGCCCGCATCGCCGGGCTCACCCCGCGGCTGGCCAACCTCGCGGTGCGGCTCCCGCTGGTCGGCGCGGTCGCGCTGTGGCTGGCCGGGGTCGACCGACGACGCTCGGTGCCGGCGTTCGCCCGGCGTCCGTTCCGGCGCTCCTACGTCGGCCCGTCGGCCGCCGCACGGGGCGGGACGCCGGTCGTCCTCTGGGTCGACTCGTTCAGCGACTCCTTCGACCCCGAGGTCGCCGCCGCGACCGTGCGCGTGCTCGAGGCGGCCGGCTACGCGCCCCGGCTGCCCGACGACCGGCTCTGCTGCGGGCTGACCTGGATCACCACCGGCCAGCTCGACGCGGCCCGGAAGATCCTGGGGCGCACCGTCGCCTCGCTCGCGGACGCCGCCCGCGCCGGCGTCCCGATCGTGGGGCTGGAGCCGTCGTGCACCGGCGTCCTGCGCAGCGACGCCCTCGAGCTGGTGCCCGGCCCGGACGCCGAGGCCGTCGCCGCGTCGGTGCGGACGCTCGCCGAGCTGCTCACCGCGACGCCCGGCTGGACCGCGCCCGACCTGAGCGGCACGACCCTGGTCGCCCAGCCGCACTGCCACCACCACGCGGTGATGGGGTGGCAGGCCGACGCCGACCTGCTCGCCGCGACCGGCGCCACCGTCGACCGGCTCTCGGGGTGCTGCGGCCTCGCCGGCAACTTCGGCGTCGAGATCGGGCACTACGACGTCTCGGTCGCGGTCGCCGGGCAGCAGCTCCTCCCGGCCCTGGACGCCGCCCCCGACGCCCTCGTGCTGGCCGACGGGTTCTCCTGCCGCACCCAGGTCGCCGACCTGCGCGACCGGCCCGCCGTCCACCTGGCCCAGCTGCTCGACCCCGCGGGCCCGCACGCCGGGGACGGGGCCTGA
- a CDS encoding gluconokinase, which translates to MRTSATGPDAGPVHVVVMGVSSTGKTLVGRRLAQALGAEFVEGDELHPQSNIDKMAAGTPLDDEDRWPWLETIAERTREIGATGRSTVVTCSALKRSYRDVLRTAAADTFFVHLHSTFNLLAQRMREREGHFMPPALLQSQFETLEPLEEDEDGALVDVAVEPDEVVAAALSALAGDPLPRPREASQD; encoded by the coding sequence GTGAGGACGAGCGCCACCGGCCCGGACGCCGGGCCGGTGCACGTCGTCGTCATGGGGGTCTCCTCGACCGGCAAGACCCTGGTCGGGCGCCGCCTGGCGCAGGCCCTGGGGGCGGAGTTCGTGGAGGGCGACGAGCTGCACCCGCAGAGCAACATCGACAAGATGGCCGCCGGCACGCCGCTGGACGACGAGGACCGGTGGCCGTGGCTGGAGACGATCGCCGAGCGGACCCGTGAGATCGGCGCCACCGGCCGGTCGACCGTGGTGACCTGCTCAGCACTCAAGCGGTCCTACCGCGACGTCCTGCGCACCGCGGCGGCCGACACCTTCTTCGTGCACCTCCACAGCACCTTCAACCTGCTCGCGCAGCGGATGCGGGAGCGGGAGGGCCACTTCATGCCCCCGGCCCTGCTGCAGTCGCAGTTCGAGACCCTGGAGCCCCTCGAGGAGGACGAGGACGGCGCCCTGGTCGACGTGGCCGTCGAGCCGGACGAGGTCGTCGCGGCCGCCCTGTCCGCCCTGGCCGGCGACCCCCTGCCACGACCCCGCGAGGCGTCGCAGGACTGA
- a CDS encoding GntP family permease: MDPLEPAYGTTVMLLIALAAVAVLLTLIIVVRLHAFLALVLVSLLTGLAAGIPVADVPTVMLQFFGSTLGSVALLVALGVMLGRILETTGGAQVLADTLVGRFGEKRAPFALGVAALIFGFPIFFDAGLVVFLPIILTVARRFGGSLLYYALPAAGAFAAMHAIVPPHPGPVAAGTDIGADLGLLLLLGIPVALLSWYVGVYLLSRLMGARIDVSASDLLFGETRDAEGRAPGGDGGDSSGSATGTRTRTAPSFGTVLGLLLLPMLLISLNTVLSTLLEAETIEQSTLVDALMLVGNTPVALLITLLAAIALLGSRVGTRDELRSTIDDALGPICSIILITGAGGMFGGVLRTSGIGEVLTSSLGDVGIPLLLQAFLIATALRVAQGSATVALTTTAGLIASQTADLGSLQLAALVFAIAGGSTVLSHVNDSGFWLVSRFFGMDERTTLKTWTVMETTLGSMMFACATAIWVIG, encoded by the coding sequence ATGGATCCCCTCGAACCGGCCTACGGCACCACGGTGATGCTGCTGATCGCACTGGCAGCGGTCGCGGTGCTGCTCACCCTCATCATCGTCGTGCGGCTGCACGCCTTCCTCGCTCTGGTCCTGGTCAGCCTGCTGACCGGGCTGGCTGCGGGGATCCCGGTGGCCGACGTGCCCACGGTGATGCTCCAGTTCTTCGGCAGCACCCTCGGTTCCGTGGCGCTGCTGGTGGCGCTGGGGGTGATGCTGGGGCGCATCCTGGAGACCACCGGCGGCGCCCAGGTGCTCGCCGACACCCTCGTCGGCCGCTTCGGCGAGAAGCGGGCCCCGTTCGCGCTCGGTGTGGCAGCGCTGATCTTCGGCTTCCCGATCTTCTTCGACGCCGGCCTCGTGGTCTTCCTGCCGATCATCCTCACCGTGGCCCGCCGCTTCGGTGGCTCGCTGCTGTACTACGCCCTCCCGGCGGCGGGAGCGTTCGCCGCGATGCACGCGATCGTCCCGCCGCACCCGGGTCCCGTGGCCGCGGGCACCGACATCGGCGCGGACCTCGGGCTGCTGCTGCTGCTCGGCATCCCGGTCGCGCTGCTCTCCTGGTACGTCGGCGTCTACCTGCTCTCGCGCCTCATGGGTGCCCGGATCGACGTCTCGGCCTCCGACCTGCTCTTCGGGGAGACCCGCGACGCCGAGGGCCGTGCGCCGGGCGGCGACGGTGGCGACAGCAGCGGGTCGGCGACCGGCACCAGGACCAGGACCGCTCCCTCCTTCGGCACGGTGCTCGGGCTGCTCCTGCTCCCGATGCTGCTCATCTCGCTCAACACCGTGCTGAGCACGCTGCTGGAGGCGGAGACCATCGAGCAGTCGACGCTGGTCGACGCGCTGATGCTGGTGGGCAACACCCCGGTCGCGCTCCTCATCACGCTGCTGGCGGCCATCGCGCTGCTCGGCTCCCGGGTGGGCACCCGCGACGAGCTCCGGAGCACCATCGACGACGCCCTCGGCCCGATCTGCTCGATCATCCTCATCACCGGGGCCGGCGGCATGTTCGGCGGCGTGCTGCGCACCAGCGGCATCGGCGAGGTGCTCACCAGCTCGCTCGGCGACGTCGGCATCCCCCTGCTGCTGCAGGCCTTCCTGATCGCCACCGCCCTGCGGGTCGCGCAGGGCTCGGCCACCGTGGCGCTGACCACGACCGCAGGTCTGATCGCCTCCCAGACCGCCGACCTGGGCTCGCTCCAGCTCGCGGCCCTCGTCTTCGCGATCGCCGGCGGCTCGACGGTCCTGTCGCACGTCAACGACTCCGGCTTCTGGCTGGTCAGCCGCTTCTTCGGGATGGACGAGCGGACCACGCTGAAGACGTGGACGGTGATGGAGACGACGCTGGGTTCGATGATGTTCGCCTGCGCCACCGCGATCTGGGTGATCGGGTGA
- a CDS encoding MFS transporter produces METKSSRALLTVVVLCFGGMSVSLTQTLVIPIQGELPSLLGTSVANAGWVVTITLLAAAVVMPISGRLGDMFGKPRVIITSAGVLVVGSVVCAMSDSLAPMLAGRALQGLAMGFIPVSIALVREVVPAEMANTAIAAISATLGVGGAIGLPLSAWVAQTFDWHALFWMSAILAALLLVLVLTLVPKVQGAAGGRLDLGGALGLAVGLVAVLVGVSKGNEWGWTDTRTVGALVGGVVVLLLWGAFELRQAAPLVDLRVSARRPVLLTNLAAVAIGFGMMAQSIVVPQLLQLPESTGHGLGQTMLQAGLWMAPGGLVMMAFAPVSSRLMTAFGAKRTLMVGAAVLGVGYLVAFFLMNAPWQLLIASMVACAGVGIGYAAMPTLIMVSVPRNEAGSAVGVNGLMRSVGTTTAAAVMATVLSGSVGAAGVPSRGAYELCFLIGAIAAFVGVAITALVPHLHTRATAGTGERATVAVEAGA; encoded by the coding sequence GTGGAAACCAAGTCTTCGCGCGCGCTCCTCACCGTCGTCGTCCTGTGCTTCGGCGGCATGAGCGTCTCCCTCACCCAGACCCTCGTCATCCCGATCCAGGGAGAGCTGCCCTCGCTGCTCGGCACCTCCGTGGCCAACGCCGGGTGGGTCGTGACGATCACCCTGCTCGCCGCCGCGGTCGTGATGCCGATCAGCGGGCGCCTGGGCGACATGTTCGGGAAGCCGAGGGTGATCATCACCAGCGCCGGCGTCCTGGTCGTCGGGTCCGTCGTCTGCGCGATGTCCGACTCGCTGGCGCCGATGCTCGCCGGCCGGGCCCTCCAGGGCCTGGCGATGGGCTTCATCCCGGTGAGCATCGCGCTGGTGCGCGAGGTCGTGCCGGCCGAGATGGCCAACACCGCGATCGCCGCCATCAGCGCCACCCTCGGGGTCGGCGGCGCGATCGGCCTGCCGCTGTCGGCCTGGGTCGCGCAGACCTTCGACTGGCACGCGCTCTTCTGGATGTCGGCGATCCTGGCCGCCCTCCTGCTCGTCCTGGTGCTGACGCTGGTCCCGAAGGTCCAGGGCGCCGCCGGCGGCCGGCTCGACCTGGGCGGCGCGCTCGGCCTCGCGGTCGGCCTGGTCGCCGTCCTGGTGGGCGTCTCGAAGGGCAACGAGTGGGGCTGGACCGACACCCGCACCGTCGGCGCCCTGGTCGGCGGCGTCGTCGTCCTGCTCCTGTGGGGTGCCTTCGAGCTGCGCCAGGCCGCGCCCCTCGTCGACCTGCGCGTCAGCGCGCGGCGTCCGGTGCTGCTCACCAACCTGGCCGCCGTGGCGATCGGGTTCGGCATGATGGCGCAGTCGATCGTGGTCCCGCAGCTGCTCCAGCTGCCCGAGTCCACCGGCCACGGGCTGGGCCAGACGATGCTGCAGGCCGGGCTGTGGATGGCGCCCGGCGGCCTGGTCATGATGGCCTTCGCGCCGGTCTCGAGCCGGCTGATGACCGCCTTCGGCGCCAAGCGCACCCTCATGGTCGGCGCCGCCGTCCTCGGCGTGGGCTACCTGGTCGCCTTCTTCCTGATGAACGCCCCGTGGCAGCTGCTGATCGCCTCGATGGTGGCCTGCGCCGGCGTCGGCATCGGGTACGCCGCCATGCCGACCCTGATCATGGTCTCGGTCCCCCGCAACGAGGCCGGCTCGGCGGTCGGCGTCAACGGGCTGATGCGCTCGGTCGGCACCACCACGGCGGCCGCCGTGATGGCCACGGTGCTGTCCGGCTCGGTCGGCGCCGCGGGTGTCCCCAGCCGCGGGGCCTACGAGCTCTGCTTCCTCATCGGCGCGATCGCCGCCTTCGTCGGCGTGGCCATCACCGCACTCGTCCCGCACCTGCACACCCGGGCGACGGCCGGCACGGGTGAGCGCGCGACCGTGGCGGTGGAGGCCGGCGCCTGA
- a CDS encoding MarR family winged helix-turn-helix transcriptional regulator, whose product MLAADLDLEQSTVNRQVNAAIGAGYLERFEVPGSVSRLVRPSARGREAYEHDGRIRASLIQTALDEMGPERSAGLIADLRAFNDAWDRAIAARAEG is encoded by the coding sequence ATGCTCGCCGCCGACCTCGACCTCGAGCAGTCCACCGTCAACCGGCAGGTCAACGCCGCGATCGGCGCCGGCTACCTCGAGCGCTTCGAGGTGCCCGGCAGCGTGAGCCGGCTGGTGCGGCCCTCGGCGCGGGGCCGGGAGGCCTACGAGCACGACGGCCGGATCCGCGCGAGCCTCATCCAGACCGCGCTCGACGAGATGGGTCCCGAGCGGTCGGCCGGGCTGATCGCCGACCTGCGCGCCTTCAACGACGCGTGGGACCGCGCGATCGCCGCGCGTGCTGAAGGGTGA
- a CDS encoding SpoIIE family protein phosphatase — translation MTTPAAAAHTPAYDVATLTTCDAEPIHVPGAIQPHGVLLALDASHVAVMVSANTAELLGVPAEAAVGRSLVELVGVDLAAHVELRVADGYPTEPLVVVHDGREVDVRVHASGERTVVELEPLVRDEGGAGSYRSARSAMTRLAQTSSLEQLTDLLAREVRNLSGFDRVMVYRFDEEWNGEVIAETRREDLNPFLGLHYPATDIPAQARRLYTLNPIRLIADIGYVPVPLHPVFDPATDRPLDLSFASLRSVSPIHVEYLTHMGVTASMSISIVVDDELWGLIACHHYSGAHRPSQDARAAAEFVTEVASHLVAHRERADAREAAVATQTLVAGLTSRMSASEQPPLDAMISDPSLLALVDATGLALNFDGTIRTVGAVPPTELLERIADLTDDPDHYVSSTHHLAGLDPELADLAATCSGVLRIGSQPDRWLMWFRPEQPQVVDWGGDPSNKRLAEQEGAHVRLSPRRSFEKWREVTHGRSEPFRPWHLDAADELGRHTNSLLLLRSREQITMAESMQRSVVLDRAPTFEGVELVARYRPASSYQLGGDWWDAFELPGRRLVLVVGDVAGHGVAAATAMTQLRTALRAYLYEGHSPAQCLDRLDRLMDGLLGLGIATALVAVLDLGSGEVEIASAGHPAPLLVGTDSARELDVERRPLLGVGSGTAPTTRVVLEADVMLAMFTDGLVERRGADLGERTERLLELAARRPPGEGMDGWADRVLGALDGTDDDTTLLVLRRSPPT, via the coding sequence GTGACCACGCCGGCCGCTGCCGCGCACACCCCGGCCTACGACGTCGCCACCCTCACGACGTGCGACGCCGAGCCGATCCACGTGCCGGGGGCCATCCAGCCGCACGGCGTCCTGCTGGCCCTGGACGCGTCCCACGTCGCGGTGATGGTGTCCGCGAACACCGCCGAGCTGCTCGGGGTGCCGGCCGAGGCCGCCGTCGGCCGGTCCCTGGTCGAGCTGGTCGGCGTCGACCTGGCCGCGCACGTCGAGCTGCGGGTCGCCGACGGCTACCCGACCGAGCCCCTGGTCGTGGTCCACGACGGCCGGGAGGTCGACGTCCGGGTGCACGCCTCGGGCGAGCGGACCGTCGTCGAGCTCGAGCCGCTGGTCCGCGACGAGGGTGGCGCGGGCAGCTACCGCTCGGCGCGCAGCGCGATGACCCGGCTGGCGCAGACCTCGTCGCTCGAGCAGCTCACCGACCTGCTGGCCCGCGAGGTCCGCAACCTGTCGGGCTTCGACCGGGTGATGGTCTACCGCTTCGACGAGGAGTGGAACGGCGAGGTCATCGCCGAGACCAGGCGCGAGGACCTCAACCCCTTCCTCGGGCTGCACTACCCCGCGACCGACATCCCGGCCCAGGCCCGCCGGCTCTACACGCTCAACCCGATCCGGCTGATCGCCGACATCGGGTACGTCCCGGTGCCGCTGCACCCGGTCTTCGACCCCGCCACCGACCGGCCGCTGGACCTGTCGTTCGCGTCGCTGCGCAGCGTCTCGCCGATCCACGTGGAGTACCTGACCCACATGGGCGTCACCGCCTCGATGTCGATCTCGATCGTCGTCGACGACGAGCTCTGGGGGCTGATCGCCTGCCACCACTACTCCGGTGCCCACCGGCCGAGCCAGGACGCCCGCGCCGCCGCCGAGTTCGTCACCGAGGTGGCCTCCCACCTGGTCGCGCACCGGGAGCGGGCCGACGCCCGCGAGGCGGCGGTCGCGACCCAGACGCTGGTCGCCGGGCTGACGTCGCGGATGTCGGCCAGCGAGCAGCCGCCGCTGGACGCGATGATCTCCGACCCGTCGCTGCTGGCCCTGGTCGACGCGACCGGGCTCGCGCTCAACTTCGACGGCACGATCCGCACGGTCGGCGCGGTGCCACCGACCGAGCTGCTGGAGCGGATCGCCGACCTCACCGACGACCCGGACCACTACGTCAGCTCGACCCACCACCTCGCCGGCCTCGACCCCGAGCTGGCCGACCTCGCCGCGACCTGCTCCGGCGTCCTGCGCATCGGCAGCCAGCCCGACCGGTGGCTGATGTGGTTCCGGCCCGAGCAGCCCCAGGTCGTCGACTGGGGCGGCGACCCGTCCAACAAGCGGCTGGCGGAGCAGGAGGGGGCCCACGTGCGGCTCAGCCCGCGCCGCTCGTTCGAGAAGTGGCGCGAGGTCACCCACGGTCGCAGCGAGCCGTTCCGGCCCTGGCACCTGGACGCCGCCGACGAGCTCGGCCGGCACACCAACTCCCTGCTGCTGCTCCGGTCGCGCGAGCAGATCACGATGGCCGAGTCGATGCAGCGCTCGGTCGTGCTCGACCGGGCGCCGACCTTCGAGGGTGTCGAGCTGGTCGCGCGCTACCGGCCGGCGTCGTCGTACCAGCTGGGCGGTGACTGGTGGGACGCCTTCGAGCTGCCCGGACGCCGCCTGGTCCTCGTCGTCGGCGACGTCGCCGGCCACGGGGTGGCCGCCGCCACCGCGATGACCCAGCTCCGCACCGCCCTGCGCGCCTACCTCTACGAGGGCCACTCGCCGGCGCAGTGCCTGGACCGGCTCGACCGGCTGATGGACGGCCTGCTCGGGCTGGGCATCGCCACCGCGCTGGTCGCGGTGCTCGACCTCGGGAGCGGGGAGGTCGAGATCGCCAGCGCGGGGCACCCGGCGCCGCTCCTGGTCGGCACCGACTCCGCCCGCGAGCTCGACGTCGAGCGCCGCCCGCTCCTCGGCGTCGGCTCCGGCACGGCGCCGACGACCCGCGTGGTCCTCGAGGCCGACGTGATGCTCGCGATGTTCACCGACGGCCTCGTCGAGCGCCGCGGTGCCGACCTGGGCGAGCGGACCGAGCGGCTGCTCGAGCTGGCCGCCCGTCGTCCCCCGGGCGAGGGCATGGACGGCTGGGCCGACCGCGTCCTCGGCGCGCTCGACGGCACCGACGACGACACGACGCTGCTGGTGCTGCGGCGCTCGCCACCGACCTGA